ATCCAGCGCGCGCCCGCTGGCCTGGGCCGGGTCATTGCATTCTCATAGCGGCGGCGAGTCATTACAGCGCCCCAAGCGGGCCGCCCGATCGCCATGAGATGCAATGACACCGCCCGGCCGCTGGGGGCGCTATGGGATCATTATAATAGGCTGCAATGACACCGCCCGGCCGCTGGGGGCGCTATGGGATCTATATAATAGGCTGCAATGACACCGCCCGGCCGCTGGGGGCGCTATAAGGGTTATAAGGCTGCAATGACACCTCCCGGCCGCTGGGGGCGCTGTGTGTCGCACCTTAATGATGACCTTGCCGCAGAAATAGAGGAACGTCACCACGCGGCCCCAGCTCAATTTGCCGTCCGCGAACATTTCCTTGGCGACCCGGAAGAAAACGTCGCGGGGGGCGGAATAGACGCGATCGATCAGTCTGTGGGGAAAGGGGAGGGCACGGCTCAGCCAATGGGAAGCGAGGAACCGGGTCACGGGGTTGGTGAGGGGCGGGGCCACAGGGTCAGCGCGGGGAAACGGGGAAAGCCAGAGCCAATAGGAATCGAGGGTGGTGGTCATGTGATCGGTAGCAGCCAATGAGTGaatgggagggagagggaaCTGAGCGGGAATGTGGGTCACGTGGTCAAGGGAAGCACATGGCAAACGAAAGCGAAGGTCCTGGATTCCGCGGTAGCCaatggagagagagaatgagagtCACGTGGCCGGCAGTACCAATGAGGAGCGAGCAGGAAGTGCTATGAGGCCGAGCAAGCCGAGCTCAAAGGCCACACCTTAAGCACGAGCCAATGGGGCGCAAGAACAGAGATCACGAGGCCAGCGGGAGCCAATGGGGAGTCAATAGTGAAAATAGGCCTCGGGCGCCATATTGGCACCCCCCCCAATCCAACATGGCGTCCGCTCCATCaataacacccccccccccattaataaagccccccccccattaatgACGCCCCCTCCCCATTAACCTCTGCAAGTCCACGTCGCTGTCCAGCTTGTCTCCCACCTTCCTGAGCAGTTCCCCCATTTCCTGGATCTGGGGGCTCCATTCTTTCAGTTTCCCCAGCAGGGCCCGACACCAGCTCCTGCGCTGCAGAGTCCGGACATCGCTGCAGCTGGTCACGGACAAACCTGCAttgatggggggggggcaacgtcacacccaccccccccaacatggcggccatccccccccccataacatATAGTACCTCCCCCCACCCAAAATAGGGGCCAGCCCCCTTATAACGACCCATAGGAGCCCCCCACCCCTAAACGCGAGCGAGAACCCTTGGCCAATGAAGCTGTGCGGGCTGGACCCCTGCAACCGCTCGGGGATGGGTGTACAGAGGGTGTAGGTTTTTATATTTGTTGAGGGCTCATTTATCACTAACATTGTTTCCACATTTGGGGGGGGAGTACATGGTCTGGAGTCGGCATCCTACCGCCACTCTCCCCCGGTGCATCTACTACCCAGCCCGAATCATCCCAATTCTAAAAGTCCCTATCGAACGGGCGCACAATCAGTGTCCGCCACCCCCCCCCAATTGAAACCGAGAGTAGAGGAATTCATATATCAATGGGGATCAAAAGCTACATGTGAGGGTAGACCATTTGGAAATACCACCGGTCAAACCACCCCATTGGTATCTGAGAAAGTCTTATGGAGGTGCCAAATCTAGTAAGCTACCTCGCACTCGTCTCTGGTCATCCAAACACCCCCCCTCCATTAAAATCTGATACAGGGTCCCAACACTCAGTGCAAGGCCCAAACTACTGCACAACTGAAATAGAGAGCCTGAATCCAACAAACCTCGCGCGGCCCTCATCCTGAAACCCAAAATTGGGCATCAACTCGAAAATGACTGGATCTGCAGAATTCACAATCCCCCATGATTAAAAAGAATAACTATTGCTCGGGCCAAAGTTTGTCTACATCAGAAGCCTCAGCCCTGGGTGTCCCATGCACCCCTCCGGCGCAGCAGAAGAATAATGCTATTGTGAAGGAACACTCCCTATCGGAGAAATGCACTAATGCGAGGCATTGACGACCTGTACCACCCACCCCCTCATCTCACTATCGAGGTTTTGAGAGAAATCCTATGCGAGGGCCTCAAGATGACTAGTTTGTGTCCGGGCGCGATGCTCTCCCCACTTCTCGACGAACAAGAATGAGACACTAGGAGAACGCGATCCCCCCCCCAATGTTGACCTGCACCAATCATACAAAATTCTCAATGGGGTCCTCACCAACATTGTGCCCTAGACCGGATCCCTACCAAATTTCAACATTCCAATCGGGGGTCTCATGGTGTGGTAGCGACTCTGGCAAGGTCACCACGACATATTTAGGAGTTCCACAATGGCGCGTCATCTCGCGTCTGAGGGCCTGTGCCGACGCCCCGAATGAATAATGCCCCCCTGCATCCTAGTGTAAATCCTAAAGTGCGATTGAGGGCTCTACACGTATAGTGACCCGTGCAACACCTCGCCGTCACACCCAGCCTATCCTGTAACCCAAAAGTGTCAAAAAATCAATCGCAATACATCCAACATGAGGGTAAGGCAGCTTAAGCGTTTACAACTCGATGCTGCATCACCTGGGACACCGTGGGCCAACGTTTATCGAGAACGTGACTCAACGGGGACTCCTTCACCCTGAGCGAATGATACAGCGctgggcagaagaaaacaaacaattgaAGCCATTGCGCGATTCCACTCGCCATATATAATATAAACACCAACAGGGGCAGGGCCTTATTTATCTGAAATAGATTGTATAGGGGTCTCCCTGAATGCCCCCCTCATCCAACCTTCACACACAATGAAAGGGTGCTGACAGCTTACTGGGAAGGGGAGACGCAAACTTCTACACACGAGCTGCAGGCGGTGGGGACAAAAAAGATTATAGCCATTAATCAACACATGTTGACACAATCCGCGGCCGACCCTGAATGAAAGACCGCCAATCTAAAATCGCGGTATGGAGGGGGAGCGCCAGTGCCCTGAAAACATGGTCTCACTACAAAAGGTATAGTGGATTCCCTTCACACTCGCGTAGCATCTCAGGATCCAAAATTACAGGGCACCCAACCCGATTACCATTGAAGGGTAATATCACACTTAAAGGACCCCCAGGTGGTACTCCGACAATCACTATATACATTTCGGGGACCTCCCTGCCCCTGAGAATTTAAGAACGGGAACCCATAAGATCACCACTCCATTTTGTTGACCTTATAGTGGGACAACAAGAGCCCGCCAGGTAGGAACCCCAAATGCGTGCCTGGCCTCACTCTTTGCTATCCTTATGAGGTGAGATGTGGATACGCGGATGGTGGGAGGTTTCAGTCCCACCCTCGGTGATAGGTACACCCCTCGTGGTGCTTGGAGGGCTGTGATTGGGTCATCCCTAGACATGTAGCACCGTCATAACACCGGGTCGCGGTCACAATACTGCCCCCATTCACAACTCCGGCCTTTATTGCTAAAAGAACACACTATAGTGTCCCTTATTGCAGCAGGACTCAAGACGCCCCCCCCTGGCTGGTGGTGCCAGGAAGTGGCGTAGGGTGGAGATAAGGAGTGCGATGCCCATCAGATATACTCGCAGAGGGGTCATGGCTATCCCCGCAGGCCGGGACATAATCCATACAAAGCAGAAGTATTGACCAAAGATAAGAATATACGGCCTGTACTTGCCCTGGCCAGGCGGATCTCTCCCCCCTCCTAGTACCCCTTAAACATCTTATATTACTCCCCTTAGATTGATTCTAAGGATCCTCTAGGAAACCATACTCTGGGACTGATGAAAACGCAGACGGACCCTGCAAACTTCATAGATGATTTGTCTCCGGTAACATCTATCAAGGCACTGGCCTCATGGTATAGATCATCAATCACTTCTACCCCCCCCCCCGCGCGGTTTTTCATTATTCTCTTGCTTAGATTCTATTGTCAACTCAATTTTTTCTATATAATATATCTGAATAAAAACTGGGAAATTTGGGGGGCTAGAGTGGGGTGGCGTGCTGTAATCTGTGGGGAGAGATGTGTATGGCTCACGTCTTCTACTTGTGGATGCGTCGACGGTGTGAAGGAGCTCAAGGTGGCGGGAACTCAGGGGCTAAGCTACAACTTTTGGGGGATTTTCCTAATTGCGTTCTCGTttgggtgggaggaggggggcAGGTGGGTGGTGGGAAGCCATTATATGAGCCTAGTGGGGAGAGTGGGACGGATAGTAAGTTGAAGCAGGGTTTACATGGAAGCGGTAATTGGGGGTCAAAAGTAGGGGGTTATGGGTCGGGGGGGATAAAATAGGAGGTTCAGTGGGCAGGCTGGGAGGTAATGGGGGGAATATCAATAGGGGGGTTCCAATGCGAAGGTAAGTTGGGAGCGAGCAGGGTGTTAAGGATGAGAGGGTAGCCTAAATTTGGATCTCAGCCAAGACTTGGGGGTCGTCCTTTCTCTTCACTCCTCAGAGAAGCAGCGGATGTTCGACGTACCTCGACCTGCCCTCCACACAAGAGCCCCTCAAGCTTTTCGTGGACGCTTTAATTCACACCTTTACCCTATTTAAGGGGGCAATAACACGCTCAACTGAGgccagcatctcttggagaaTCGCTCACCCAGCCATTGCCTCCCAAAATAGGCAAGCTAGTTGTTTTTGGGAACTTATTTGGCACCAAAATGGTGCGGCTGTTTCTCACGTCGCAGCTAATGTCCCTTCTCATCTCCTAATAGCCCTCCCACATTCCCTAGAGAATCTCTCTATTATATTTCTTATAGTACATCCATATTTGTACTAATTAAAGTTTGGCTTGTAAGGTTTTTTCGCCCATCTTTTGCGGCCCGTGTCGCAAGCGGTCCTGGCTTTCAATGAGGGGACCCTCAAATGCATAAGTTATTAGCACCAGAGCTGACCGCCTCACCTAGCAGAGACGCTTGCACAGATGAAGGGCGGGCGACAATGAGCGCGCGATTGAGATCAGCGCCGCCAGTGAGCGCATCAGGCGCTCTCGGCGGGATTAGGCTGTAGTTGAGCGTGTCGACAAAAAAATCGGTGAAAAACGGCATTCCCGGCGCTCTTCCGTGGATTTGGCTGATTAGCTGAATGAGAGGTGGGACGCGCGAAAAAAGGCCAAGCAAGCTGTGATTGACAGCGAGTGGGTCGTGAGAGTGGATATGCGGGCGTCCCATTGGCTGAGCGGAGAAAGGGGGTGTCGGGAATTCATGCTGAGGGTGGAGAGCTTGAGCGTACCCAATCTAGGGCTTGTAGACGAGTAGAAAAAGGGCGGGATTAGGATGCACTACGGTCGGATAGCCCAGCGGAAGCTTGTTTGAGGCCATCTTGCCAGCGAAACGAAAACGAGCGTAGCGAGGGTTGACGCGATCATCGGGGGAAATGATAAAAACTCTATCCAGCGGAATGTAGACGTAGGGAACAAGACATCATTTGAATTGAGACAACCCGGTTTCCTCGTCAGCGTGAGTTCCCTTGCATGAGCGCGGAGGAGACAATGGTATACTCGGCACCGTGCAGCGCGTTACCAGAGCACGATGTGAGAAACTCTGGGAAGAGAGAACGGGCGAGTACAGTTATTAGGGGTATGTGAGTACCTGCCGGCATTGAGTATGTGTGAACCTGGTGGGATGGCGCAATACCAGGGGGTATATGGGAAGGCCCACATagatatggggtatgggatggggTAAATAAGATGCAGGGTGAAGGAGGTGGGGAGGCGCGAGGCAATGTGACGGAGATCATTGGGGGTCCGGCAATAGATGGGGTTGGCGTGAGGAGGCAAGGAATATGGTTAAGAGGGGTTTTGCGTGGGGGTGTGTGGTGAGGGGTATCTTTAATGCTGGGAGATGGCACAGTGAAGGGGTAAGAAAGTAAACCACTTTCTGGGCGGTGCGTGTCATATGGGAGGGTTCCTATATCTTCAAAGATGAAAGCCATTAATGGGGCATATGTGGAAAGGTGTCCGAGGAGAGGTACCATAAAGAGGGAGATCTATGTGTCGGGAAGGGGGAACAATAAAAGTGGAGGCAAGTGCTAGAGGTCACACTTATCCATAGGAGGGGAAGAGGCAACTTGGGGAGGGTGTGGTTCTGAAGGGGTGTGGGGCGAGAGCGTGAGAAATAAGGAGGGGCACGGAGGGCGTATATGAATGCGGGTGAGGATAGATAGATAAAGGGAGGGAGCGAGACAAGGCAaggaagggggtggggagagagCAAGTAAGGGGATAAGCCGGGCGGagcaataaaggaaaaaacaccatCAGTCTCCGCGACAGGTGGGAGTTCGGACGCGCGCGAGGCGAGCACGTGGGGCAGGCGTAACTCTATTCGGGGGCGAGAGCAAAAAAATAAGGTGGTGAAGGGCGGTCGTCTATGGGGGAAGACGGAGGCGAGAGGCAGGAAGTCTGGGGACTACGCACTGTGAAAACCAAAGAGATGAACAAAAGCAACATTCCCAAGGTGAAAGTCTATGGAcaagtgaagaaaatgtatCTGATATCCCAAGAGAATAAAAGGAACGCTTCATTTGGTGTGTCTTGCATTTGGAGGATCAACTGACAGCCTCTCTGGTGCGCCAAAACATTGGCTAATACGGAAACTTCTTTTTCATCTAGCTGCTATAGCCAACACCTTTTCTACAAATAGTGCCTTTCCACCTCCAGATGATTACTCGCAACAAACCATAGGCAAGGAGGGTAAACTTGTGCAGCTCTTGTAGTCAGCTGGTGTCTGCAGGGTTACAGTGCAAGAGCACACCAGGCATGCAAGGAGTGACTCCCCCCCCCTTGCAGACTCCATGAAGAGCTTGGAGACggggaaggagctgtgctgtgtgagtgGGGGGTGGGGCACCCACTATTTGGTGGGTGGGTCCTATGGGGCGTTGAAAGGAAATGGAGTCCAATGGGGGTCACTAGTTTGAGGGGGGGGGGCGTCAGTAAATaggggggggtcctatggtTCCCTATATAGGGGGTGTCCTATGGGTGGGGGGGTTAATGTATTAAAGGGGGGTCCTCGTGGTGGGGGGCCTTGGGTGGTTAATAAGGGGGTGGCCGCCATTTTGGGGGTTCCTAATGGGGGGGAGTGGGGGTCCCATGTATGAAAGTGGGGCTCCTATGGGTCGTTATAAGGGGCGTGTCATGGCCCCTAATTTTGGTGGGAGAGGTACATAATGTATATGAGGGGGTGGGGTGGAGCCGCCATTTTGGGGCTCCTATTAATGGGTTGATAGGGGGGTCCCATGTATGAGAAGGGGGGCTCCTAAGGGTCGTTATATCAGGGGCTGGCCCCtaattttgggggggggaggtaaCTATatgttatggggggggggtggccgccattttggggggggggggggaaggagatATCCTACTGCGtggtgggggggaggtgggatggCCGCATTGTTGAGGGTTTCCtatgggggggaagggggggtcCCAATGTATGAAaggggggccctatgggtcgTTAATAAGGGGGCGGCCCTATTTTGGTGGGGGAGGTACTATATGTTATGGGGCGGGGGTGGCCGCCATtttgggggtcctatgggggggagggggtccCATGTATGAAAGGNNNNNNNNNNNNNNNNNNNNNNNNNTTCTAACTTAACCCCCAATTAACCCCCCTGCTACATCTATCCCCCCAACtaccccccccattcccccattcCATCCCCCCAAACTCCCCCCACACCCAATCCCCCTTCCCCTTATTGACCCCCCACAGTATGGCTAATTATTTACTAATTAACACTAAATTAACGGCCGTAATATTGCTAATTTACCCTCCTCAGGCCCTGCTAGGTCGCGACTCGGACCTGCCAGGTGGTTTCAGACCCTTGCTGGAGTTGGACGGTGGCAGTTCCATAAAGGAGACGGTCCCTGGCCTGGATCAAAGCTCAGGCGGATGGGTATGTACCCCTCCCCCCTTAATTAACACTAATTAACGCTAATTATGCCTAATTGACGTTAATTACCTCCCATAGACGCGCTTGCTGTCCGGCCTTCGGCCCCCCCACGTTGGCCCAACGTCACCCATCTCGGCCGCCATCATCATCCAACGCGCCTCATTCACCCTATGGAAGATGGCGAGCGAAATTGGGGAGGCGGGTGGAGTTGGGCGGCCCCCCATTAATGGACCCCCCCTTTATGaacccccccgccccccccacaAACCCAAAGTAGTTGGGCTGGACCCCCCCGTGGGGGGGTAGGGGTGGTTTTTAATTAGGTGCTTGCattaattaacatttcaaatgggtggggggaggaatgggacccccgccccccccccccccccttcattaCCCCCTCCCCCATTGAAGTCTTATGGGGTCAATCCCcagtgtcccccccccccaatttgAAACCAATGTGGAATCAATCAatgaccccccacccccattgGAAATCTATGGGGCCAAtcagtgccccccccccccattaaaatCTATAGGGGCCAATCTCAGTGccgccccccccaccccattgaatccccccccccccctcattgTACACCAATGGGCATCAATCAATGACCCCCCCCATAAATCTATGGGTGGTCAATCATTGGcgtgtgtccccccccccccattgaaAACTCGATCGGAATCAATTCCcaatgaccccccccccccacatgAAATCTATGGCGGCCAATCAGGTGTCCCCCCCCACTGCAATAGGACCTTCCCCCGCCCTATGTTATCCCCATTAAATCCATGGGGGTTCTCCCTGttcccccccccattaaatTCCAACGGGGGTCTCCCTGTGTGTCCTCCCCCATTTAATCCAATGCGGGGTCTTCCCTGtgccacccccatccccattaaAGTCCAATGGGGGtctccctgtgccccccccccccaccattaAATCCAATGGGGgttccctgctgccaccccatccccattaaTCTAATGGGGTCTTcccttgccccccccccaccttaaaaatgaaatgaagtttgaggggggggggcaccACAGCGGGCATTCATTGACTACtaaccccccccattaaatCCTAATGGGGGGGGGCCCACAAAGGGGCATTTCCGTGAGACCCACCCCCCTTTATAAGACCCCCCCTCtttaatgggacccccccattttATTACGTAggacacccccccccctttaatgGGACCCCCCTTCGTTGGTGCTTTGGGGGCCTTGTGATCTGTTTCATCGTGATACGTCAAACCCGCCCCCCATCACACTCCAGTGCCGGGGGGGGAAGGGTGGTCTTTACCCCCCCCCCGTTCAATttctacccccccccccccgccgcggttttattctctttgcttcagttttgtaCCTTTTTCCTAATGTGAATAAATGGGGAATTGGGGGGCGGAGAGAGGTAGGCGTTTTTATTGGGGGATGGGGTCTTCTTTAATAGTGGGGCGGGCGGGCTCAGTGGCCCGGGGGGTACACCAGTACGGGCTGGGACAGCTATGATTCCTATATTCCGTCGTTTCTCGGTATCACATCCCTGTACCAGACTTAGCCATTAGCGTGTGGGGGATCCTCTGCGTATCGTTATCTTAGCGGCATCTTACGGCGACTCTTCCCCAGTCCCTCACCTAGTGACCCTATTAGGCCAGTCCCGCTGCTAACGATCTAATCTCGTGCCCTGTATATTAATCCGAGTCACCGCCTCGcatcttctccttctctcttcgCTTAATGGGCGCGAATCTTTTGCACATGGCTTTATTGTTTTCCTAGGGTAATGGGCGTGCAAATTGGGGGTGTATGGACCAACGCGGAGGGATAATAAGGGTGTCAGTGGGAGGGACTTGGCGGAATAGATGGGCGGGTGGTCAATGGTATATGCCGGCTCTTAATGTTGGtccaaattgaccccaaatgggCTCTTTTCACCCCAGAGCACATCCCACCCCTCACACAGAGCCCCAGTTTGGGCCTTTTTCCACCCAAAACCCCACATTGCCTCCAAAATTGCACCCCTTTATATTTTGGGACTCTTTTAAATCTCTTATATATTGGCGTTTCACCCCTAAGCggatccctgccccacatccaaTATCTCTCTATATTTCTAAGTCCATATTTGTACCTTTTAAAGGCGTTTTTCAGCCCATTTTGCGGCCCGTATGTTCGCCAGCGCCGCTCTGAGGGGACGCTCATAACCGCTCCCCCTCACACAGCGCTCGAGCGGGAAAAAGTGAAGCACCGCGATTGTCTTTATCTGCCGCCGCGCTCAGGCGCCCGAAGTTGACTGAGAGAGTACAGAGCAGGACGAGGTAAAACAACGGGCGGCTCTCCGAACGTTCCCCCGCGAATTCCTTGCTGAAGAGAAGGCACGCTAGAGAACCGGATGGGACAAAAGGCCACAAGCTCCGTCTGACATTGGAAACAGCGACGGGACTGAAGAAGGATGCTGGAAGCGCGTCCCACACAACTGCTCGAGCGGAGAGAACAAAGGCGGGAGAATTATGCTGAAAGTTGTACCTGGGAAGTGAGCGCCCATTCCATATTGAAGCTGAGCGAGACGCGAACACAAAGGGCGGGCGCAATAGGAATGCGATGCAAAGCGCGGAAGCTCTGTCATGCCCATCACGGCCATACCAGAGCGCAAGATCGCGAGAGAGAAGCGGGTCTCGGCGCCAAATGAACTCTAATTCACTTACGATCGAGGGGGAGCCGACTCTTTCCCCTTGATTTACAGCCGGCAATCTCCTTCGTCCAACGTGACTGACCGGGAAATGCGAACGCGCGACGGCAGTCGCCGCAAGAACCAGAAGCGGAGGTGAGCTCCGACCCCACCAGCACACCACCTGGCGAGAGGGGGCCCTGACCACACCGGTTAATAATCGGCGGGGGTACTATGCGTGAGAGCCGCGGCGGCCAATTTAAGTAGCGGAGTATAATGGGAGGCCAATAATTGGTGGCGGTCAGTTGTGCGGGGTAATAGTGCGGTTGATATTGTGGGGGCAAATAGGTGCGGAGTCCTGGGCATGCCGATGGCAATAAGCGGGTTGGGGCAGGCAAGAAGCGGGCGGGGTTTGTCTGGGCGGTGGGTTCTTTGTATGGGCGGACAATAAGGCAAGGTACAATGGCGCAGTGACCGCCATTGCGGGGCAAATGAGGGGCTCCTATGGGAACCAGGCAATCACATAAGGGACTGTGTGGGGAGGTAATAAGGCGACGTCAAATAATAGTACCAGCGCCCGCTCCCAACGTCTACACGACAGGGTGATATGTGTCCGAGGGGCCGATCAAAAGGGGTAGGGAAAAACGGGAGGGGCGGGCACACGGGGGTTCTGACGCCGGAGCGGGCAATAAGGGGACTGGGGTATAAGGGGCAGAGTCAAGCCGTGCTATGAGGAAGATCGACGCGCTCCACGAAGCGCGCGGGCCCGCGGGGCGGGCCAATGGCGGGTCGGCAATAAGGCCGGGTAAGGGGAGCGCGGCCGGAGGGCCACATAAACGGGCAGGCGTTGGAGGGGGACGTGGGGGAGGTAACTCTACGTCGCGGGGCAATAAAATGGGGGAGTCGTAAGGGGTGGACGGGCAGGGGCAGGGTAAATGGGTCACCGGACATCAaccccccccgtccccccccccattgcagACGCATGAAGGGGCTGGAGACCGGGGTAAGAAGGGTAGGTGCTTCGTGAGTGCGGGGCGCGGGGTGGCACCCACTATTTGGGTGGGGGTCCTATGGCCGTTGGAAAGAATGGAGTCCAATATGCGGAGGTCACCTAGTGCGGTGGGTGGCGAGGTCAGTAGCACAAGGGGGGGTTCCTATGGTGTCCCTACCTAGTTAGGGGTTACTTCATTGTCCATGCTTGGGAGGGATTATGAATTAAAAGGGGGTCTCGGCGTTGGCGGGCCCTTGGGTGTTTTAATAAGGGCGGTGGCCCGCCATTTctgggggttctatggggggagTGGGCCGGTCCCATTCTATTGAAATCGGGGCTCCTATGGTCGTTACTAAGGGAGCTGGCCGCCTATTTGGTGGGGAGGTACTATATAGTTATGGTGGCGGCGTGGGTGGCACGCCATTTTGGACAGGCTCCTATGGCGGACGGGGCAGGGGGTCCCATGTAATGAAACTGAGGCAGGGGGGAGCTCCCTATGGGTCGTTATAAGGGGCTGCCCCTATGTGGGTGGGGAGGTTTTACTATATGTGCCTTATGGGGTGGACACCGCCAATTTTAACACGGGCCGGGGACGCAAAAACCACGGGCCGGGAGGAGATATTCCTATGCGTGGGTGGGGGGGAGGTGGCAATGGCCTCCATTTTGGCGTATCctatggggggaggggaggtCCCCCATGTCATGAAAGGGGGCTCCTATGGGTCGTTTTATTAAGCGGGATTGCCCCAATTTTGGGTGGGGGAGTACTATATGTTTGGATGGGCAGGGGGTGGCCGCCCGATTTGGGGCTTCCCTCATGGGCGGGAGGGGGACAAGGTCCCATGTATGAAAGGGGCCTCCGTATGGGTCGTTTCGTATAATGCGGGCTGCCCCTATTTTGCGGTGAGTGGGACCCATTCATGCCGATACCCTATATGTTATGGCGGCGGATGGCCGCCATTGTTGGGCGGGGGAACAGCGCGTACTATATGTATGGGGGCGGGATCATTGGGCCTGCCATTGCTTTGGGGGGGAGGTTACTATTATGTTATGGGGTGATGGCCCCGCCTACTTGTTCGGGGGGGGTGGGGCCTGTGACTTTTTGCCCCCCCCACCCATCAATGCCAGGTTAGTCCGGTGACAAAAGCGTGCCAGCGATGCCGGACTCCTGCAGCGCACGGACCGCTCGGTTCTGTCGGCCCTTGCTGGGCGAAACCTGAAAGAATGGAGCCCCCAGATCCAGGAAGAATGGCTGGAACCTCTCAGGAAGGGTGGGAGACACAGCTGGACAGCGAACGTGGACTGCAGAAGGTTAAGTGGGGGGGGGATCCATCGCAATCACCAGGCCCCTGCCCGTCGGCGCAATATCACCCTCGACCCCCGCCCCCCTCGGCCTCCCTTCCCGCTCCCGCCACAATCATAGCCGGTACCACGGCCCAGAACCGCCGCAGAGATACCACACCCGAGAACCGAAGCTGCGACAAGTTTGCATATACCACCCCCCTATCTCCCCCAGTCATTAATGGTGGGTTGGTAGCCTTTATTAATGGGGCGATGCCTGGGGGCGGCTCACATCGCTGATGATGAATTCTGATGGAGCGGAACGCACTTGGGATTGGGGGGCGTGCCAATATGGGCAGCCCGAACGCCCTATTTTCACTATTGAACTTCCCCATGCTCCGCTCGGTACCTTCTTAGATCTGCTGAGTTCTTGCGCCCCCATTGGCTCGGTGCTTAAGGTTGGCCCTTTGCAGCTCCGGCTTGGCTCGGCTCATAAGCACTTCCTGCTCCGCATCCTATTGGTACTGCCGGCCAACGTCGACTCTcattc
This DNA window, taken from Coturnix japonica isolate 7356 unplaced genomic scaffold, Coturnix japonica 2.1 chrUnrandom488, whole genome shotgun sequence, encodes the following:
- the LOC116652624 gene encoding uncharacterized protein LOC116652624, producing the protein MPFFTDFFVDTLNYSLIPPRAPDALTGGADLNRALIVARPSSVQASLLGRCPPPINAGLSVTSCSDVRTLQRRSWCRALLGKLKEWSPQIQEMGELLRKVGDKLDSDVDLQRLIDRVYSAPRDVFFRVAKEMFADGKLSWGRVVTFLYFCGKVIIKVRHTAPPAAGRCHCSLITLIAPPAAGRCHCSLLYRSHSAPSGRAVSLQPIIMIP